Proteins from one Corticium candelabrum chromosome 4, ooCorCand1.1, whole genome shotgun sequence genomic window:
- the LOC134178695 gene encoding uncharacterized protein LOC134178695 produces MMSTCTGRQVVRTLLTTSNSFWELGVLSRVIKRLDSFGIQMPTEIQRMSIPPLLDGRSSVINAETGSGKTLCYVVPFVQRLYQLPHDGRRKPLGLFIVPSQELSYQVISVFNNLVAGTRFHLGAVCSSIRLVLRDDTVGIVGTVSSLANYHWPVVLKNIRYVVVDEADLLLNGQSSEMTWKLLNYFRSSKLKRNGDNLVDQTFGWNQQFVFCGATIPSGGKMAVQSVIERWFKQTGLLDHATFLSSSQAHSPVSCIDYKFVRVTENSKLSELVGVLDQISHDTQSSKSAKVLIFTNTLASCQRLHLELVDVMNKYPSCWWYKKLERYDKSVSVGNRMTTLQCFKDGTVQVLVCTDLASRGLDILNVQTVIQYDFPENSTAFLHRSGRTGRAGKQGKVVSFVSEETSELATLVQDACLKSNDLRSFEATFSRKRKLRRRLKHK; encoded by the exons ATGATGTCTACATGTACTGGTAGACAGGTTGTGCGCACTCTGCTCACTACGAGCAACAGTTTTTGGGAATTGGGCGTTCTTAGTCGTGTCATAAAACGACTTGATAGCTTTGGAATCCAAATGCCGACAGAAATTCAACGCATG AGCATACCTCCTCTGCTGGATGGAAGGAGTTCAGTGATCAATGCTGAAACTGGAAGCGGAAAAACTCTTT GTTATGTTGTTCCATTTGTACAAAGGCTGTACCAGCTTCCACATGATGGTCGAAGAAAGCCACTTGGTCTGTTCATAGTTCCCAGCCAAGAGCTCTCATACCAA GTGATTTCTGTGTTCAACAACCTCGTTGCAGGTACAAGATTCCATTTAGGTGCTGTCTGCTCGTCAATTCGTTTGGTGCTGCGTGACGACACGGTTGGCATTGTCGGCACAGTCAGCAGTCTGGCTAACTACCACTGGCCTGTCGTATTGAAAAACATCAGGTATGTGGTTGTGGATGAAGCCGATCTACTGTTGAATGGACAAAGTAGCGAGATGACTTGGAAACTTCTGAACTACTTTAGAAGTTCAAAATTGAAGAGAAACGGTGATAATTTGGTTGACCAGACTTTTGGTTGGAACCAACAGTTTGTTTTCTGTGGAGCAACTATTCCATCCGGAGGCAAAATGGCTGTGCAATCAGTTATAGAGCGTTGGTTCAAGCAGACTGGTTTACTAGATCATGCTACGTTCTTGTCGTCCAGTCAGGCACACAGTCCTGTTTCATGTATTGATTACAAGTTTGTTCGTGTAACTGAAAACTCGAAGTTGTCTGAGCTTGTTGGTGTGCTGGACCAAATCAGTCACGATACACAGTCATCCAAGTCTGCTAAAGTCCTTATTTTTACAAATACGCTTGCATCTTGCCAACGACTGCACTTAGAGCTTGTTGATGTGATGAACAAGTATCCATCTTGTTGGTGGTACAAGAAACTTGAAAGATATGACAAGAGTGTCAGTGTAGGCAACAGGATGACAACACTGCAATGCTTCAAAGACGGCACTGTTCAAGTTCTAGTATGCACTGACTTGGCATCAAGAGGTCTTGATATTCTGAATGTTCAAACAGTCATTCAGTATGACTTTCCGGAAAACTCTACTGCTTTCCTTCATCGCTCAGGCCGGACAGGAAGAGCAGGAAAACAAGGCAAAG TTGTTAGTTTCGTGAGTGAAGAGACGAGTGAACTTGCAACTCTGGTGCAAGATGCTTGCCTGAAGAGCAATGACCTACGCTCATTTGAGGCAACGTTTAGTCGAAAAAGAAAACTTAGACGGCGGCTGAAACACAAGTAG
- the LOC134179023 gene encoding uncharacterized protein LOC134179023 has protein sequence MATRFSEIIHLPGGDTCSPKGLAIQQDCSVLVTDPGSHCIWKIDADLESENSSPVSVFAGRPGMCGHADGQAKEALFDFPEGIAISSDGIAYVGDTSRRIGDDGHVMKLRAGQASVLGRYFFLRWRLVRHFKDVRLCVR, from the exons ATGGCTACTCGATTTTCAGAGATTATTCACTTGCCGGGTGGCGACACGTGCTCTCCTAAAGGCCTTGCAATACAACAAGATTGCAGCGTGTTGGTGACCGACCCTGGAAGCCACTGCATTTGGAAGATTGACGCAGATTTGGAATCTGAAAATTCCTCTCCCGTTTCAGTGTTTGCGGGTCGTCCAGGAATGTGTGGACACGCCGATGGACAGGCAAAAGAAGCCCTGTTTGACTTTCCTGAGGGAATAGCAATCAGTTCAGATGGAATTGCGTATGTGGGTGATACGTCAAGACGTATCGGTGATGATGGTCACGTAATGAAGCTGAGAGCG GGGCAAGCTTCGGTCCTCGGCAGGTATTTCTTTTTGCGATGGCGGCTTGTACGacatttcaaggacgttcGACTGTGTGTTAGATAA
- the LOC134177944 gene encoding uncharacterized protein LOC134177944 has translation MSTCTGRQVVRTLLTTSNSFWELGVLSRVIKRLDSFGIQMPTEIQRMSIPPLLDGRSSVINAETGSGKTLCYVVPFVQRLYQLPHDGRRKPLGLFIVPSQELSYQVISVFNNLVAGTRFHLGAVCSSIRLVLRDDTVGIVGTVSSLANYHWPVVLKNIRYVVVDEADLLLNGQSSEMTWKLLNYFRSSKLKRNGDNLVDQTFGWNQQFVFCGATIPSGGKMAVQSVIERWFKQTGLLDHATFLSSSQAHSPVSCIDYKFVRVTENSKLSELVGVLDQISHDTQSSKSAKVLIFTNTLASCQRLHLELVDVMNKYPSCWWYKKLERYDKSVSVGNRMTTLQCFKDGTVQVLVCTDLASRGLDILNVQTVIQYDFPENSTAFLHRSGRTGRAGKQGKVVSFVSEETSELATLVQDACLKSNDLRSFEATFSRKRKLRRRLKHK, from the exons ATGTCTACATGTACTGGTAGACAGGTTGTGCGCACTCTGCTCACTACGAGCAACAGTTTTTGGGAATTGGGCGTTCTTAGTCGTGTCATAAAACGACTTGATAGCTTTGGAATCCAAATGCCGACAGAAATTCAACGCATG AGCATACCTCCTCTGCTGGATGGAAGGAGTTCAGTGATCAATGCTGAAACTGGAAGCGGAAAAACTCTTT GTTATGTTGTTCCATTTGTACAAAGGCTGTACCAGCTTCCACATGATGGTCGAAGAAAGCCACTTGGTCTGTTCATAGTTCCCAGCCAAGAGCTCTCATACCAA GTGATTTCTGTGTTCAACAACCTCGTTGCAGGTACAAGATTCCATTTAGGTGCTGTCTGCTCGTCAATTCGTTTGGTGCTGCGTGACGACACGGTTGGCATTGTCGGCACAGTCAGCAGTCTGGCTAACTACCACTGGCCTGTCGTATTGAAAAACATCAGGTATGTGGTTGTGGATGAAGCCGATCTACTGTTGAATGGACAAAGTAGCGAGATGACTTGGAAACTTCTGAACTACTTTAGAAGTTCAAAATTGAAGAGAAACGGTGATAATTTGGTTGACCAGACTTTTGGTTGGAACCAACAGTTTGTTTTCTGTGGAGCAACTATTCCATCCGGAGGCAAAATGGCTGTGCAATCAGTTATAGAGCGTTGGTTCAAGCAGACTGGTTTACTAGATCATGCTACGTTCTTGTCGTCCAGTCAGGCACACAGTCCTGTTTCATGTATTGATTACAAGTTTGTTCGTGTAACTGAAAACTCGAAGTTGTCTGAGCTTGTTGGTGTGCTGGACCAAATCAGTCACGATACACAGTCATCCAAGTCTGCTAAAGTCCTTATTTTTACAAATACGCTTGCATCTTGCCAACGACTGCACTTAGAGCTTGTTGATGTGATGAACAAGTATCCATCTTGTTGGTGGTACAAGAAACTTGAAAGATATGACAAGAGTGTCAGTGTAGGCAACAGGATGACAACACTGCAATGCTTCAAAGACGGCACTGTTCAAGTTCTAGTATGCACTGACTTGGCATCAAGAGGTCTTGATATTCTGAATGTTCAAACAGTCATTCAGTATGACTTTCCGGAAAACTCTACTGCTTTCCTTCATCGCTCAGGCCGGACAGGAAGAGCAGGAAAACAAGGCAAAG TTGTTAGTTTCGTGAGTGAAGAGACGAGTGAACTTGCAACTCTGGTGCAAGATGCTTGCCTGAAGAGCAATGACCTACGCTCATTTGAGGCAACGTTTAGTCGAAAAAGAAAACTTAGACGGCGGCTGAAACACAAGTAG
- the LOC134178760 gene encoding rotatin-like, which yields MLAKSLSLMRSIVTHHIRSCPHLLHSEALSAASQLWLINVKLSCDLTRNVYEQMIEALSGYVRVVIHFCQCLSSSENSLSYDFQTNWTSFTETLQCRMSKKRQPCQPVQQLALLADILSFMGQKQESSRSPHVDIEWIDGAALIKMLIAFGDTLTKHADSEKLAVLSAMKALLRVNHMAKRIALDNGFLQTTICELQEMETGLGTIRQKVRLSQTARKKQEEAHLQPAVLHMNILINLLIGSERAKEAAAEEGLANVVYSYWSYCLLYHKVMKSSLKLLITFTAGSSKACAALLHTSSQSGDGSLFNGVLKFACQLAGSAQRASSSGVQEHMVEEMQLLFTLLANCVLCHECLSSLWKSNLIAHFTTSGGGSKRGKMDDRRAMMWLKLLANLTFSREGQKMLLKVPGATHTLLDFAACKLHGVRAMAILVIRNICFTSHGRSFVLSDENCVGMLARVARGGDYKTEELSLSALNALLQSGHKVRSVLKQLNILEKAEEYKPKPISW from the exons ATGTTAGCAAAATCACTTTCACTGATGCGAAGTATCGTCACTCACCACATTCGGTCTTGTCCTCATTTGCTACATTCTGAAGCATTGTCCGCTGCTTCTCAGCTGTGGCTCATCAATGTGAAACTGTCGTGTGATCTAACAA GGAATGTTTATGAGCAAATGATTGAAGCACTGAGTGGGTATGTCAGAGTGGTAATACATTTTTGCCAATGTTTATCATCAAGCGAAAATTCTCTTTCCTATGATTTTCAGACCAATTGGACCTCCTTCACTG AGACGCTACAATGTCGGATGTCAAAGAAGAGACAGCCCTGCCAGCCAGTACAACAGCTGGCTTTGCTAGCAGATATCTTATCATTCATGGGGCAGAAACAAGAAAGCTCGAGATCACCACATGTAGACATTGAATGGATAGATGGAGCTGCACTGATAAAGATGCTGATAGCGTTTGGTGACACTTTAACAAAACATGCCGATAGTGAGAAGTTGGCCGTCTTGTCTGCAATGAAAGCATTGTTGAGAGTGAATCATATGGCTAAACGAATTGCTTTAGACA ATGGATTTCTTCAGACAACAATTTGTGAACTACAAGAGATGGAAACAGGGCTTGGAACAATCAGACAGAAAGTCAGACTGTCTCAAACTGCAAGGAAGAAG CAAGAGGAAGCACACCTACAACCAGCTGTCCTTCACATGAATATTCTTATTAATCTTTTAATCGGAAGTGAGAGAGCAAAG GAGGCTGCAGCTGAAGAGGGGTTAGCAAATGTAGTGTATTCTTACTGGTCGTACTGTCTGCTTTATCACAAAGTTATGAAGAGCTCATTGAAGCTGTTGATAACATTCACTGCTGGCAGTTCAAAAG CTTGTGCTGCGCTTTTGCACACTTCTAGTCAGTCTGGTGATGGTTCTTTGTTCAATGGAGTTTTGAAATTTGCCTGCCAGCTTGCTGGTAGTGCACAACGTGCTTCAAGTTCAGGAGTTCAAGAACACATGGTTGAAGAAATGCAGCTCTTGTTCACACTGCTAGCAAATTGTGTTCTTTGTCATGAATGTTTGTCATCTTTGTGGAAG AGTAATCTTATTGCTCACTTTACAACATCTGGAGGTGGCAGCAAGAGGGGGAAGATGGATGATAGAAGAGCCATGATGTGGCTAAAGTTACTTGCAAATTTAACGTTTTCTCGTGAAGGTCAAAAGATGCTGCTAAAAGTACCAG GTGCAACTCACACTTTGCTGGACTTTGCTGCTTGCAAATTGCATGGTGTTCGAGCTATGGCCATCTTGGTTATCCGTAACATTTGCTTTACTTCACACGGACGATCATTTGTGCTGAGTGATG AAAACTGTGTTGGCATGTTGGCTCGAGTTGCTCGTGGAGGTGACTACAAAACAGAAGAATTATCATTGTCTGCGTTGAATGCTCTGCTTCAATCAGGACACAAG gtTCGGTCTGTACTCAAGCAATTAAATATCCTAGAAAAAGCAGAAGAATACAAACCAAAGCCAATCAGTTGGTGA
- the LOC134178759 gene encoding rotatin-like, whose translation MLKIAYNIAKYDSAGQLLTANKEEQKEEDEELQLLDSDITLLRNVLPFSLASLTLEKLKSASTHNEAEQAVTMLTILMHSTLLEMTTRHNYDDADTSSNHSPSEFCKELLKCGVLDWKDAFERFLSVPPSSPDDQHLLSSVWFCLSLLITCMSHDHCRDCLEWLLPHAATQELSGIPSHSDSFFSEIASSYNMSATLDQPVAIVPGSEFAARTLQMGHGSFVMSALRQKRELRQCFIHLAPFEAIIAQWLIVILDGCDESNYSNMPVVERALECLVHITAIPNWSLSGSDDERASFCCKVGACLAKVVRIFEHGRVGIVSSFIGKGITKRAAICLSHLASEMARTSKQGDWTEAFLNVCKLDQTTSLNKQLTWLLAFFDDREQEVRFSAYAIFSLLCGHSAGAAAMLSISNDVSCNQWICNMALSCLRNSDEAAIVRQQAAYLLANLSRNESACEVIKCMIHQQTIQYLAREIASFDVSQFVIHCCMHQADCSNSYGNSRLSDDKQDDNVQVTHNVDIMSTRVSAHSSSSPSVSGLFSVVSDSTFSPGLIAAICLWFGNLIAASPQQTITRLIDDGIVHSLIKLVVHFPVETVNLLLRDLHVHRQVLSLQ comes from the exons ATGTTGAAAATCGCTTATAACATAGCCAAGTATGACAGTGCAGGCCAGCTTCTAACTGCAAACAAGGAAGAACAGAA AGAGGAGGATGAGGAGCTGCAGTTGCTAGACAGTGATATCACACTTTTGCGCAATGTATTACCTTTCAGTTTGGCCAGTCTTACTTTAGAAAAGCTGAAATCAGCATCAACTCACAATGAAGCTGAACAAGCTGTGACTATGCTTACAATTTTGATGCATTCAACATTGCTAGAAATGACAACAAGACACAATTATGATGATGCAGACACATCATCAAATCACTCACCAAGTGAATTTTGTAAAGAATTGTTGAAATGTGGAGTTCTCGATTGGAAAGATGCTTTTGAAAG GTTTCTCTCTGTGCCGCCTTCCAGTCCGGATGATCAACATCTTCTGAGCTctgtttggttttgtttgtcaCTACTCATTACTTGCATGTCTCATGATCATTGCAGAGACTGTCTGGAGTGGCTACTACCACATGCTGCTACGCAAGAACTCTCAGGAATCCCATCCCATAGCGACTCGTTTTTTTCAGAAATTGCATCATCATACAACATGTCAGCTACTCTGGACCAGCCAGTTGCCATCGTGCCTGGATCAGAGTTTGCTGCAAG AACATTACAAATGGGCCATGGCTCATTTGTAATGTCAGCATTGAGACAGAAAAGAGAGCTACGTCAATGTTTCATCCATCTTGCACCATTTGAGGCTATAATAGCTCAATGGCTGATTGTCATTCTGGACGGATGTGATGAATCCAACTACTCGAATATGCCAGTTGTGGAGAGAGCATTAGAATGTCTTGTTCACATCACTGCAAT ACCGAATTGGAGCTTGTCTGGTTCTGATGATGAAAGGGCATCGTTTTGCTGTAAAGTTGGAGCATGTTTAGCAAAG GTTGTTCGAATATTTGAGCATGGAAGAGTAGGGATAGTGTCATCGTTCATTGGAAAAGGCATCACAAAGAGAGCAGCTATCTGTTTGAGTCATTTGGCATCAGAAATGGCGAGAACGAGCAAACAAGGTGACTGGACAGAAGCATTTCTAAATGTTTGTAAGCTTGATCAAACGACGTCATTAAACAAACAGCTTACATGGCTACTTGCCTTCTTTGATGATCGTGAGCAGGAG GTTCGTTTTTCTGCTTATGCAATTTTTTCTCTTCTCTGTGGTCATTCAGCTGGTGCAGCTGCAATGTTGTCCATCAGTAATGACGTTTCTTGCAATCAATGGATATGCAACATGGCTTTATCATGCTTGAGGAACTCAGATGAAGCTGCAATTGTTCGGCAGCAG GCTGCTTATCTTTTAGCAAATCTCTCAAGAAAT GAATCTGCATGTGAGGTCATTAAGTGCATGATACATCAACAGACAATTCAGTATTTAGCAAGAGAAATTGCCTCATTTGATGTGAGCCAGTTTGTCATCCACTGTTGTATGCATCAGGCTGACTGCAGCAACAGCTATGGAAACAGTCGTTTGAGTGATGACAAACAGGATGATAATGTGCAAGTCACTCACAATGTTGACATTATGTCTACGCGTGTTTCTGCTCATTCCTCTTCTTCGCCTTCAGTGTCTGGTCTCTTTTCTGTGGTTTCAGATTCAACATTTAGTCCTGGACTCATTGCTGCCATCTGTCTTTGGTTTGGCAACCTTATTGCCGCTTCTCCTCAACAGACAATTACTAGACTAATAGATGATGGTATTGTACATTCTCTCATCAAACTAGTTGTTCATTTCCCTGTTGAGACAGTCAACTTGTTGTTGAGGGACCTCCACGTACATAGGCAAGTATTGTCTTTGCAATGA
- the LOC134178189 gene encoding uncharacterized protein LOC134178189: MDDGSSRSDSRRATDTGHTAGSRIRLFTTKSESCQSCVSHVARKKRNVKNNDSQHNDTQQQRFDKCFNILIKPVVTEFVFTFFHLLLGIMTAAGPNLTGQAPFSLTAAALSTGLNLYAFIVATFHISGGHLNPIISYGVFLSGGFALDLAIVYVVVQLAAGIAAAGVLKVLVNNSALPEHWALIRFNANLQNEVQVVFTEALICCALLLIAYMTIVESEGKNPFGPLLIGIFVSSSIYAAGPISGAGINPARCLGPVVVFGGWKTVWVYFVGPFLGTTVAGVLYRYFFSKRKLPPLKYTALRNIWEMIPQQPSTQVVLQKESNV, translated from the exons ATGGATGATGGGAGCTCGAGAAGCGATTCTAGGCGTGCCACTGACACAGGACACACGGCAGGCAGCCGAATTCGACT TTTCACTACAAAGAGTGAATCGTGTCAGTCTTGTGTATCTCATGTGGCACGTAAAAAAAGGAATGTGAAGAACAACGACAGTCAGCATAATGATACACAGCAGCAGAGATTTGATAAATGTTTTAACATTCTTATCAAGCCTGTGGTGACAGAGTTTGTGTTTACTTTCTTTCATCTTCTACTTGGAATAATGACTGCTGCAGGACCAAACCTGACTGGTCAAGCGCCATTCAGTTTAACTGCTGCAGCACTATCAACTGGACTCAATTTGTATGCTTTCATTGTGGCCACATTTCATATCAG TGGAGGACACTTGAATCCAATCATTAGTTATGGCGTATTTCTGTCTGGAGGATTTGCTCTGGACTTGGCTATTGTGTATGTGGTTGTGCAGTTAGCTGCAGGAATAGCCGCAGCAGGAGTTTTAAAG GTATTGGTCAATAATTCAGCCCTCCCAGAGCACTGGGCTCTCATCAGGTTTAATGCAAATCTACAGAATGAAGTTCAAGTCGTTTTTACAGAGGCTCTTATCTGTTGTGCTCTTCTGCTTATTGCATACATGACAATAGTTGAATCCGAAGGAAAGAACCCATTTGGTCCTCTCTTGATTGGGATCTTTGTGTCAAGTTCAATTTACGCAGC GGGACCAATTTCTGGGGCAGGTATCAATCCTGCACGTTGCCTGGGACCGGTTGTTGTATTTGGTGGCTGGAAAACGGTCTGGGTCTACTTCGTTGGACCTTTTTTGGGGACGACTGTTGCTGGAGTGCTGTACAGATATTTCTTTTCAAAGCGAAAGCTTCCTCCTTTAAAATACACTGCATTAAGAAACATTTGGGAAATGATCCCACAACAGCCATCGACACAAGTTGTTTTGCAGAAGGAAAGTAACGTGTAA